A genome region from Quadrisphaera sp. RL12-1S includes the following:
- a CDS encoding M20/M25/M40 family metallo-hydrolase has translation MTSTPPSPVEDAVRSVLPAVRADLEALVRIPSVSATSPEEVGRSAAAVVELLRSAGLDDVRVLTSARPDGSAGMPAVVGRRPAPAGAPTVLLYAHHDVQPPGTPEGWTSPAFEPVEREGRLYARGAADDKAGVLVHVGALRALLPAWGADGGVGVVVFVEGEEEVGSPSFSAFLAEHRELLAADVVVVADSDNWSVDTPSLTTSLRGLVDATVTVRTLDHAVHSGMYGGPALDATTALVRLLDRLRDADGAVAVPGLRPTDGPEPAGLPEVTEERFRADAGVLDGVQLLGSGPLAQRLWHRAALTVIGVDVTPIERASNTLAASARARLSLRVPPGLAPSQAFGMLRDHLLATAPHGAHVEVELDESGQPFAGDVDGPVYDAARAALARAWGLPSPDDVVHAGVGGSIPFIAELVEAFPGATVLVTGVEDPDTRAHGHDESLSLAVFERALLAEALLLDSLA, from the coding sequence ATGACGAGCACCCCGCCGAGTCCCGTGGAAGACGCCGTCCGCTCCGTCCTGCCGGCGGTGCGCGCCGACCTCGAGGCCCTGGTGAGGATCCCCAGCGTCTCGGCGACCTCCCCGGAGGAGGTGGGCCGCAGCGCCGCCGCCGTGGTCGAGCTGCTCCGATCCGCGGGGCTGGACGACGTGCGCGTCCTGACGTCGGCCCGCCCCGACGGCAGCGCCGGCATGCCCGCGGTCGTGGGCCGTCGTCCCGCCCCCGCCGGCGCGCCCACCGTCCTGCTCTACGCCCACCACGACGTCCAGCCCCCGGGCACCCCCGAGGGCTGGACCAGCCCCGCCTTCGAGCCGGTCGAGCGCGAGGGGCGCCTGTACGCCCGCGGCGCCGCGGACGACAAGGCCGGCGTGCTGGTCCACGTCGGGGCGCTGCGGGCGCTCCTGCCCGCCTGGGGCGCCGACGGCGGCGTCGGCGTCGTCGTCTTCGTCGAGGGGGAGGAGGAGGTCGGCTCGCCGTCCTTCTCCGCGTTCCTCGCCGAGCACCGCGAGCTGCTGGCCGCCGACGTCGTCGTCGTGGCCGACTCCGACAACTGGTCGGTCGACACGCCCTCCCTCACCACCAGCCTGCGGGGACTGGTCGACGCCACGGTCACGGTGCGCACGCTCGACCACGCCGTGCACTCCGGCATGTACGGCGGTCCCGCGCTGGACGCCACCACGGCGCTCGTCCGGCTGCTGGACCGCCTGCGCGACGCCGACGGCGCCGTCGCCGTGCCCGGTCTGCGCCCCACCGACGGCCCGGAGCCCGCCGGGCTGCCGGAGGTCACCGAGGAGCGGTTCCGCGCCGACGCCGGGGTGCTCGACGGCGTGCAGCTGCTGGGCTCCGGCCCGCTGGCGCAGCGCCTGTGGCACCGGGCGGCGCTGACGGTGATCGGGGTGGACGTCACCCCGATCGAGCGGGCCTCCAACACCCTGGCCGCCTCCGCCCGCGCCCGCCTGTCGCTGCGGGTGCCGCCGGGCCTCGCGCCGTCGCAGGCCTTCGGGATGCTGCGCGACCACCTGCTCGCCACCGCGCCGCACGGCGCGCACGTGGAGGTGGAGCTGGACGAGTCCGGCCAGCCCTTCGCCGGGGACGTGGACGGGCCCGTCTACGACGCCGCCCGCGCCGCCCTCGCCCGGGCCTGGGGCCTGCCGTCTCCCGACGACGTCGTCCACGCCGGCGTGGGCGGGTCCATCCCGTTCATCGCCGAGCTGGTCGAGGCCTTCCCCGGCGCCACGGTGCTGGTCACGGGCGTGGAGGACCCGGACACCCGCGCCCACGGACACGACGAGTCCCTCTCGCTGGCCGTCTTCGAGCGCGCCCTCCTGGCGGAGGCGCTGCTGCTCGACTCGCTCGCGTGA
- a CDS encoding DUF3043 domain-containing protein, which translates to MFGRTKEPAAPAAPEGRPTAAPGAGKGRPTPSRAEREAANRRPLVPADRKAATASSKDALRAERRRVQLGRINGEEKYLALRDRGPVKRYVRDVVDSRRNLGEFFLPFVLVLLLVQLAVSSSGNSVLFLASYALLYVGLIAVVVDSLLLRRTVRRRVTAKFGADALVRTGVVGYAVMRALQLRRSRIPKPQVRRGDAVG; encoded by the coding sequence GTGTTCGGACGGACGAAGGAGCCTGCTGCCCCCGCTGCGCCGGAGGGGCGGCCCACGGCGGCGCCCGGTGCGGGGAAGGGGCGGCCCACGCCGTCGCGCGCCGAGCGCGAGGCGGCCAACCGCCGTCCGCTCGTCCCGGCGGACCGCAAGGCCGCCACGGCCAGCTCCAAGGACGCGCTGCGCGCCGAGCGCCGCCGCGTGCAGCTGGGCCGCATCAACGGCGAGGAGAAGTACCTCGCGCTGCGCGACCGCGGGCCCGTGAAGCGGTACGTCCGCGACGTCGTGGACTCCCGGCGCAACCTCGGGGAGTTCTTCCTGCCGTTCGTCCTGGTGCTGCTGCTGGTCCAGCTGGCCGTGAGCAGCTCGGGGAACAGCGTGCTGTTCCTGGCCTCCTACGCGCTGCTGTACGTGGGCCTCATCGCCGTGGTCGTCGACTCCCTGCTGCTGCGCCGCACGGTGCGCCGCCGCGTGACGGCGAAGTTCGGCGCCGACGCCCTGGTCCGCACCGGCGTGGTGGGCTACGCCGTCATGCGCGCGCTGCAGCTGCGCCGCAGCCGCATCCCCAAGCCGCAGGTCCGGCGCGGGGACGCCGTCGGCTGA
- the ctaC gene encoding aa3-type cytochrome oxidase subunit II, producing the protein MSQQHRTRTTRSRSGTARAAVAWAVVAASATFVTTGCTAAVNDDVKRGWLPPASEGATTTTALSQNLWVGSWIAALVVGVITWGLIIYAIVRFRRRRGEAGLPPQLRYNVPVEMLFTIMPLFMVGVLFYFTARDQHILENRYEQPAVNIEVVGKRWAWDFNYTDANVYDAGIQAQETPNGLDLEAPGTIPTLYLPVNEKVELTLTSRDVIHDFYVPAFSYKKDVIPGRTNYMSVTPTKEGTFIGRCAELCGEGHSRMLFKVKVVSAEEYQQRLEELRAAGNVGELGPNIGPAHSLGEGSTAGNQQVEDQQGENAGGQNAQGSNG; encoded by the coding sequence GTGTCGCAGCAGCACCGCACGCGGACCACGCGGAGCAGGTCGGGGACCGCCAGGGCGGCCGTCGCCTGGGCCGTCGTAGCCGCTTCGGCCACCTTCGTGACCACCGGCTGCACCGCCGCCGTCAACGACGACGTCAAGCGGGGCTGGCTGCCGCCGGCCTCGGAGGGCGCCACCACGACGACCGCCCTCTCCCAGAACCTGTGGGTGGGCTCGTGGATCGCCGCCCTGGTGGTCGGCGTCATCACCTGGGGCCTGATCATCTACGCGATCGTCAGGTTCCGCCGTCGCCGCGGCGAGGCGGGCCTGCCCCCGCAGCTGCGCTACAACGTGCCGGTCGAGATGCTCTTCACGATCATGCCGCTGTTCATGGTGGGCGTGCTCTTCTACTTCACCGCGCGCGACCAGCACATCCTCGAGAACCGCTACGAGCAGCCCGCGGTCAACATCGAGGTCGTCGGCAAGCGCTGGGCGTGGGACTTCAACTACACCGACGCGAACGTCTACGACGCGGGCATCCAGGCGCAGGAGACCCCGAACGGGCTGGACCTGGAAGCCCCGGGCACCATCCCCACGCTGTACCTGCCCGTGAACGAGAAGGTGGAGCTGACGCTCACCTCCCGTGACGTCATCCACGACTTCTACGTGCCGGCCTTCTCCTACAAGAAGGACGTCATCCCGGGTCGCACCAACTACATGAGCGTCACCCCCACCAAGGAGGGCACGTTCATCGGCCGGTGCGCCGAGCTCTGCGGCGAGGGGCACAGCCGCATGCTCTTCAAGGTCAAGGTGGTCTCCGCCGAGGAGTACCAGCAGCGCCTCGAGGAGCTCCGCGCCGCCGGCAACGTGGGCGAGCTCGGGCCGAACATCGGCCCGGCGCACAGCCTGGGTGAGGGCAGCACCGCGGGCAACCAGCAGGTCGAGGACCAGCAGGGCGAGAACGCCGGCGGTCAGAACGCGCAGGGGAGCAACGGATGA
- the ctaD gene encoding aa3-type cytochrome oxidase subunit I has translation MGRIVVKWITSTDHKVIGAMYMISSFIFFLLGGVMALLIRAELFEPGLQVVQTGEQYNQLFTMHGTVMLLLFATPLFAGFANAIMPLQIGSPDVAFPRLNMLSFWLFLFGSLIVMAGFLAPSGAASFGWFAYSPLSDDSFTPGIGGDLWVLGLAMSGFGTILGAVNFITTIICMRAPGMTMWRMSLFTWTVLITSVLVIMAFPALAAALFALAADRIFQAQVFNPENGGAILWQHLFWFFGHPEVYIIALPFFGIISEVLPVFSRKPLFGYKSLVYATIAIAGLSVAVWAHHMYVTGAVLLPFFAFTTMLIAVPTGVKFVNWIGTMWGGSITFETPMLWSIGFLITFLFGGLTGIILSSPPLDFIVSDSYFVVAHFHYVVFGTVVFAMFAGFYFWWPKWTGRMLDEKLGKIHFWMLFVGFHGTFLIQHWLGVRGFPRRYADYSAADDFTWMNQLSTIASFVLAASFIPFLWAVYKAVRSPKVEVDDPWGFGRSLEWATACPVPRHNFTSLPRIRSESPAFDLHHPEVAAADRATPDQNLLDKLVGEPDLRGK, from the coding sequence ATGGGCCGCATCGTCGTCAAGTGGATCACGAGCACCGACCACAAGGTCATCGGTGCGATGTACATGATCTCCAGCTTCATCTTCTTCCTGCTGGGCGGCGTCATGGCGCTGCTCATCCGGGCCGAGCTGTTCGAGCCCGGCCTCCAGGTCGTGCAGACGGGGGAGCAGTACAACCAGCTCTTCACCATGCACGGCACGGTGATGCTCCTGCTCTTCGCGACGCCGCTGTTCGCGGGGTTCGCCAACGCGATCATGCCGCTGCAGATCGGCTCGCCGGACGTGGCGTTCCCGCGCCTGAACATGCTGTCGTTCTGGCTGTTCCTGTTCGGCTCGCTCATCGTCATGGCGGGCTTCCTCGCACCCTCCGGTGCGGCGAGCTTCGGCTGGTTCGCCTACAGCCCGCTCTCGGACGACTCCTTCACCCCCGGCATCGGCGGTGACCTGTGGGTGCTCGGCCTCGCGATGAGCGGTTTCGGCACCATCCTCGGCGCCGTCAACTTCATCACCACGATCATCTGCATGCGGGCCCCCGGCATGACCATGTGGCGCATGTCGCTGTTCACCTGGACCGTGCTCATCACGAGCGTCCTGGTGATCATGGCCTTCCCGGCGCTGGCCGCCGCGCTGTTCGCGCTCGCCGCGGACCGCATCTTCCAGGCCCAGGTGTTCAACCCCGAGAACGGCGGCGCCATCCTCTGGCAGCACCTGTTCTGGTTCTTCGGGCACCCCGAGGTCTACATCATCGCGCTGCCGTTCTTCGGCATCATCAGCGAGGTCCTGCCGGTCTTCAGCCGCAAGCCGCTCTTCGGCTACAAGTCGCTCGTGTACGCGACCATCGCGATCGCCGGCCTGTCGGTGGCCGTGTGGGCCCACCACATGTACGTGACGGGCGCGGTGCTGCTGCCGTTCTTCGCCTTCACCACGATGCTCATCGCGGTGCCGACGGGCGTGAAGTTCGTGAACTGGATCGGCACCATGTGGGGCGGCTCCATCACGTTCGAGACGCCCATGCTGTGGTCGATCGGCTTCCTCATCACGTTCCTCTTCGGCGGCCTGACCGGCATCATCCTGTCGAGCCCGCCCCTGGACTTCATCGTCTCGGACAGCTACTTCGTGGTGGCGCACTTCCACTACGTGGTCTTCGGCACCGTGGTGTTCGCCATGTTCGCGGGGTTCTACTTCTGGTGGCCGAAGTGGACCGGCCGCATGCTCGACGAGAAGCTCGGGAAGATCCACTTCTGGATGCTCTTCGTGGGCTTCCACGGCACGTTCCTCATCCAGCACTGGCTGGGCGTGCGCGGCTTCCCGCGCCGCTACGCCGACTACTCGGCCGCTGACGACTTCACGTGGATGAACCAGCTGTCGACCATCGCCTCCTTCGTCCTGGCGGCCTCCTTCATCCCGTTCCTGTGGGCGGTCTACAAGGCGGTCCGCTCGCCCAAGGTCGAGGTGGACGACCCGTGGGGCTTCGGCCGCTCGCTGGAGTGGGCCACGGCCTGCCCGGTGCCGCGCCACAACTTCACGTCGCTGCCGCGCATCCGCAGCGAGTCGCCCGCGTTCGACCTGCACCACCCCGAGGTGGCCGCGGCTGACCGCGCCACGCCGGACCAGAACCTGCTCGACAAGCTGGTCGGCGAGCCCGACCTCCGCGGGAAGTGA
- a CDS encoding ABC-F family ATP-binding cassette domain-containing protein, whose translation MSATLVARGLAAGHADRSLFSGLDLVVAPGDVIGLVGANGAGKSTLLRLLAGADDPAAGSVALSPPDAAVGWLPQEVDRRPGETVAGHLARRTGVSAAQEGLDASLAALERGEAGADDAYASAFDRWMALGAADLEDRTPAVLADLGLDVPTDALMTSLSGGQAARAGLAALLLSRFDLLLLDEPTNDLDLAGLARLERFVAEQRAGVVVVSHDREFLTRTVTTVVELDLAQQQVGVYGGGYESYLEERAVARRHAREAYEEYAGTKAGLEERARTQRAWMDKGVKNAVRKAKDPDKVSKAFKRESTEKQAAKARQTERRIERLEVVAEPRKEWELRYSIAAAPRGSSVAAVLSGAVVRRGGFELGPVSAQVDAGDRIGITGPNGAGKTTLLAALLGRAELAAGTSALGASTRVGEVDQARRSLDDDADDDADGGRRGPLLEAVRAQLPDDPPPAEVRTLLAKFGLRGDAALRPAATLSPGERTRAALAVLQARGVNLLVLDEPTNHLDLPAIEQLEEALEAYTGTLLLVSHDRRLLEAVRLTRRWRVEAGRLTEE comes from the coding sequence GTGAGCGCCACCCTCGTCGCCCGGGGGCTCGCCGCGGGTCACGCCGACCGCAGCCTGTTCAGCGGGCTCGACCTGGTGGTGGCCCCCGGTGACGTCATCGGCCTGGTGGGCGCGAACGGTGCCGGCAAGTCCACCCTGCTGCGGCTGCTCGCGGGCGCCGACGACCCCGCGGCCGGCTCCGTGGCCCTGTCCCCGCCGGACGCGGCCGTCGGCTGGCTCCCGCAGGAGGTCGACCGGCGCCCCGGCGAGACCGTGGCCGGGCACCTGGCGCGGCGCACCGGCGTGAGCGCCGCGCAGGAGGGGCTCGACGCCTCCCTGGCGGCCCTCGAGCGCGGCGAGGCCGGCGCCGACGACGCCTACGCGAGCGCCTTCGACCGCTGGATGGCCCTCGGCGCCGCCGACCTCGAGGACCGCACGCCGGCGGTGCTGGCCGACCTGGGCCTGGACGTGCCCACCGACGCCCTCATGACCTCGCTCTCGGGCGGCCAGGCGGCGCGGGCGGGACTGGCGGCGCTGCTGCTGTCGCGCTTCGACCTGCTCCTGCTCGACGAGCCCACCAACGACCTCGACCTCGCCGGCCTCGCCCGGCTGGAGCGGTTCGTGGCCGAGCAGCGCGCCGGCGTCGTCGTCGTCAGCCACGACCGGGAGTTCCTCACCCGCACGGTGACCACCGTGGTGGAGCTCGACCTGGCCCAGCAGCAGGTGGGCGTCTACGGCGGCGGCTACGAGTCCTACCTCGAGGAGCGGGCCGTAGCGCGACGGCACGCGCGCGAGGCGTACGAGGAGTACGCCGGCACGAAGGCCGGCCTGGAGGAGCGCGCCCGCACGCAGCGGGCGTGGATGGACAAGGGCGTCAAGAACGCCGTCCGCAAGGCGAAGGACCCGGACAAGGTCTCCAAGGCGTTCAAGCGCGAGTCCACCGAGAAGCAGGCCGCCAAGGCCCGCCAGACCGAGCGGCGCATCGAGCGCCTGGAGGTGGTGGCCGAGCCCCGCAAGGAGTGGGAGCTGCGCTACTCCATCGCCGCGGCGCCCCGCGGGTCCTCGGTGGCCGCGGTGCTGTCCGGCGCGGTGGTGCGCCGCGGGGGCTTCGAGCTCGGACCGGTGAGCGCCCAGGTGGACGCCGGCGACCGGATCGGCATCACCGGGCCCAACGGGGCCGGCAAGACCACGCTGCTCGCCGCGCTGCTCGGCCGCGCCGAGCTGGCGGCCGGGACCTCCGCCCTCGGTGCGAGCACCCGGGTGGGCGAGGTCGACCAGGCCCGCAGGTCCCTGGACGACGACGCTGACGACGACGCTGACGGCGGCCGGCGCGGCCCGCTGCTCGAGGCCGTGCGGGCCCAGCTGCCCGACGACCCGCCCCCGGCCGAGGTGCGCACGCTGCTGGCGAAGTTCGGGCTCAGGGGCGACGCGGCGCTGCGGCCGGCGGCGACGCTCTCGCCGGGTGAGCGGACCCGCGCGGCCCTGGCGGTGCTCCAGGCGCGGGGCGTGAACCTGCTCGTGCTGGACGAGCCCACCAACCACCTCGACCTGCCCGCCATCGAGCAGCTGGAGGAGGCGCTGGAGGCCTACACCGGGACGCTGCTGCTCGTCAGCCACGACCGCCGGCTGCTCGAGGCGGTGCGCCTCACGCGCCGCTGGCGCGTCGAGGCCGGCCGGCTCACCGAGGAGTGA
- a CDS encoding M50 family metallopeptidase, translating into MSWLVEAWARATALAPPLPLLTAAATGLVALAVVAWHPSWRAWRTALVLAHEGGHGLVAALAGRRLRGIRLHPDASAVTVSVGPARGPGVVAVLLAGYPAPALVGLGAAALLAAGRPAAVLWAVLLALALLAVQVRGWRAVGALAATALPTAAVTWWAPAPVLQSVAALLAWGLLLGAPRGVAELARSRRGGRGRGSDADQLARLTGVPGAVWVGVFALVVAAAAVWGGSLLLGVPG; encoded by the coding sequence GTGAGCTGGCTGGTGGAGGCGTGGGCGAGGGCCACCGCCCTCGCGCCGCCGCTGCCGCTCCTCACGGCCGCGGCCACCGGCCTGGTGGCGCTCGCCGTGGTGGCCTGGCACCCCAGCTGGCGGGCCTGGCGCACCGCGCTGGTGCTGGCGCACGAGGGCGGGCACGGGCTGGTCGCCGCCCTCGCCGGCCGCCGCCTGCGCGGCATCCGGCTGCACCCCGACGCCTCCGCCGTGACGGTGTCCGTGGGGCCCGCGCGCGGGCCGGGCGTGGTGGCCGTGCTGCTGGCCGGCTACCCGGCGCCCGCGCTGGTCGGCCTGGGCGCCGCGGCGCTGCTGGCCGCCGGACGTCCCGCGGCCGTGCTGTGGGCGGTGCTGCTGGCCCTCGCCCTGCTCGCGGTGCAGGTGCGCGGCTGGCGGGCCGTGGGCGCCCTGGCCGCCACGGCCCTGCCCACCGCGGCCGTGACCTGGTGGGCCCCGGCTCCGGTGCTGCAGTCGGTGGCGGCGCTGCTGGCCTGGGGGTTGCTCCTGGGCGCCCCGCGCGGCGTGGCCGAGCTGGCGCGCTCGCGGCGCGGCGGGCGGGGCCGCGGCAGCGACGCCGACCAGCTGGCCCGCCTCACCGGGGTGCCCGGAGCGGTCTGGGTGGGCGTGTTCGCGCTGGTGGTGGCTGCGGCCGCCGTGTGGGGCGGGTCGCTGCTCCTGGGGGTGCCGGGCTAA
- a CDS encoding cytochrome c oxidase subunit 4 — MKTEFWTFGGGAFFFLPLAVVYGVLSSWEPVGTVCLFLTGGLASLMGAYLWLTSRRIDPRPEDDAFGEIADGAGEQGVFPPHSWWPLAIGLCIALVICGLAVGWWMSVLGGLLALVCLVGWLFEFYRGAHAH, encoded by the coding sequence GTGAAGACCGAGTTCTGGACCTTCGGTGGCGGCGCGTTCTTCTTCCTGCCGCTGGCCGTGGTGTACGGCGTCCTGTCGAGCTGGGAGCCCGTGGGCACCGTCTGCCTGTTCCTCACGGGCGGCCTGGCCAGCCTCATGGGTGCCTACCTGTGGCTGACCTCGCGGCGCATCGACCCGCGCCCTGAGGACGACGCCTTCGGTGAGATCGCCGACGGCGCCGGTGAGCAGGGCGTGTTCCCGCCCCACTCGTGGTGGCCGCTGGCCATCGGCCTGTGCATCGCGCTGGTCATCTGCGGCCTCGCCGTGGGGTGGTGGATGTCGGTGCTGGGTGGCCTGCTGGCGCTCGTCTGCCTCGTGGGCTGGCTCTTCGAGTTCTACCGCGGGGCGCACGCCCACTGA
- a CDS encoding glycerate kinase yields MKVLVAPDGFTGTLTASEAARSMADGWLAARPGDEVDLCPLSDGGPGFLDALEAASPASRRLPVTTTGPLGEPVTAPVLLLDGPTTTAAVESALACGTALLPPGPAVERDALAASTAGVGPLLAAALAGLGVSGTGRVLVGLGGSATTDGGAGALAALAGVDDARLTRGGGALRGVRAEDLPWLPALRAAWAGVDLVAATDVDVPLLGAHGAARGFGPQKGASPADADLLEEALTAWRDAVEGAEPAARGLAGTAGAGAAGGLGLGLLVLGGRREAGALAVAEALGLQRRAAAADLVLTGEGCLDWQSLRGKVVARAAEVGRRAGVPVVVVAGQVRLGPAQVAGAGLALARAVVERPEELAASLASAGPALAARTAQVAQRWPQRA; encoded by the coding sequence GTGAAGGTCCTCGTCGCCCCGGACGGGTTCACCGGCACCCTCACCGCCTCGGAGGCGGCGCGGTCGATGGCCGACGGGTGGCTCGCGGCGCGACCGGGCGACGAGGTCGACCTGTGCCCGCTGTCCGACGGCGGTCCCGGCTTCCTCGACGCCCTCGAGGCCGCGTCGCCGGCCTCCCGGCGCCTGCCGGTCACCACCACGGGCCCGCTGGGGGAGCCCGTCACCGCGCCGGTCCTCCTCCTCGACGGCCCGACGACGACGGCGGCCGTCGAGTCCGCGCTGGCCTGCGGCACCGCGCTGCTGCCACCGGGACCGGCCGTCGAGCGCGACGCCCTCGCCGCGAGCACCGCCGGCGTGGGCCCCCTGCTGGCCGCGGCGCTCGCCGGGCTGGGCGTCTCCGGGACCGGTCGCGTGCTGGTGGGGCTGGGCGGCAGCGCCACCACCGACGGCGGCGCCGGGGCGCTCGCGGCGCTCGCGGGTGTGGACGACGCCCGCCTGACCCGCGGCGGCGGCGCCCTGCGGGGGGTGCGCGCCGAGGACCTGCCGTGGCTCCCGGCGCTGCGCGCGGCCTGGGCCGGCGTCGACCTGGTCGCGGCCACCGACGTCGACGTCCCCCTCCTCGGCGCCCACGGGGCCGCGCGCGGCTTCGGCCCTCAGAAGGGCGCCTCGCCCGCCGACGCCGACCTGCTCGAGGAGGCGCTGACCGCCTGGCGGGACGCCGTCGAGGGCGCCGAGCCCGCCGCGCGGGGGCTCGCCGGGACGGCGGGCGCCGGGGCCGCCGGGGGCCTCGGCCTCGGGCTGCTCGTCCTCGGCGGGCGGCGCGAGGCGGGCGCCCTCGCGGTGGCGGAGGCGCTGGGCCTGCAGCGGCGCGCCGCGGCCGCCGACCTCGTGCTGACGGGGGAGGGGTGCCTGGACTGGCAGTCCCTGCGGGGTAAGGTGGTGGCGCGGGCCGCGGAGGTGGGCCGGCGGGCGGGCGTCCCCGTCGTCGTCGTCGCCGGGCAGGTCCGCCTGGGCCCGGCGCAGGTGGCCGGGGCCGGGCTGGCCCTGGCCCGCGCGGTGGTCGAGCGCCCCGAGGAGCTGGCGGCGTCGCTGGCGTCAGCGGGACCGGCGCTGGCGGCCCGGACCGCCCAGGTGGCCCAGCGGTGGCCACAGCGGGCGTAG
- a CDS encoding HesB/IscA family protein — translation MADTPTTKEHGVELTDVAADKVRSLLEQEGRDDLRLRVAVQPGGCSGLIYQLYFDERFLDGDAARDFGGVEVIVDKMSRPYLEGAVIDFADSIEKQGFTIDNPNAQSSCACGDSFH, via the coding sequence CTGGCTGACACGCCCACCACCAAGGAGCACGGCGTCGAGCTGACCGACGTCGCCGCGGACAAGGTGCGCAGCCTGCTCGAGCAGGAGGGTCGTGACGACCTCCGCCTGCGCGTGGCCGTGCAGCCCGGCGGCTGCTCCGGCCTCATCTACCAGCTGTACTTCGACGAGCGCTTCCTCGACGGGGACGCCGCGCGCGACTTCGGCGGGGTGGAGGTCATCGTCGACAAGATGAGCCGCCCCTACCTCGAGGGCGCCGTCATCGACTTCGCCGACTCGATCGAGAAGCAGGGCTTCACCATCGACAACCCCAACGCGCAGAGCAGCTGCGCCTGCGGCGACTCCTTCCACTGA
- a CDS encoding cation diffusion facilitator family transporter — MTQQTAAPPAGADQTQGSGGESKLTVLVALGANLAVAVAKGVAAVLTGSASMAAETAHSFADTLNQIFLLIALKGSAKPADRAHPFGYGRVRYFWALLAAGSIFVTGALYSAYEGVHALTSGEHDIESPLINYVVLGIAFVLEGISLVRGLQQTRDEARQHRLGFRDFLRTSDDPTATTVVFEDSAALTGLVLAAAGNVLHQVTGHTFWDGIASLLIAAVLAAVALRLGLANKRLLTDVQADPRLVRAVLEHLGDEPEVEAVVDLLTLTLGTDAVLVCARLDLDDALGAAEVERAMVRIGDGLKDTFGDVAEVFLEPVPRHDQGVRERVRSRYGDRLAEYMVHEASRP; from the coding sequence GTGACCCAGCAGACCGCCGCTCCCCCGGCCGGAGCGGACCAGACCCAGGGCTCCGGGGGCGAGAGCAAGCTCACCGTGCTCGTGGCGCTCGGCGCGAACCTCGCCGTGGCCGTGGCCAAGGGCGTGGCGGCCGTGCTGACCGGCTCGGCGTCGATGGCGGCGGAGACGGCCCACTCCTTCGCGGACACCCTGAACCAGATCTTCCTGCTCATCGCCCTGAAGGGCAGCGCCAAGCCCGCCGACCGCGCCCACCCCTTCGGCTACGGCCGGGTGCGCTACTTCTGGGCCCTGCTGGCCGCCGGGTCGATCTTCGTCACCGGCGCCCTGTACTCCGCCTACGAGGGCGTGCACGCGCTGACGTCGGGCGAGCACGACATCGAGTCGCCGCTCATCAACTACGTGGTCCTCGGCATCGCGTTCGTGCTCGAGGGGATCTCGCTGGTGCGGGGCCTGCAGCAGACCCGCGACGAGGCCCGCCAGCACCGGCTGGGCTTCCGGGACTTCCTGCGCACCAGCGACGACCCTACGGCCACCACCGTGGTCTTCGAGGACTCCGCCGCCCTCACCGGCCTGGTGCTGGCCGCGGCCGGCAACGTGCTGCACCAGGTCACCGGGCACACCTTCTGGGACGGCATCGCCTCGCTGCTCATCGCCGCGGTGCTGGCCGCCGTGGCGCTGCGGCTGGGCCTGGCCAACAAGCGCCTGCTCACCGACGTCCAGGCCGACCCGCGCCTGGTGCGGGCGGTGCTCGAGCACCTCGGCGACGAGCCGGAGGTGGAGGCCGTGGTCGACCTGCTCACCCTCACCCTCGGCACGGACGCGGTGCTGGTCTGCGCCCGCCTGGACCTGGACGACGCGCTGGGCGCCGCGGAGGTCGAGCGAGCCATGGTCCGGATCGGCGACGGGCTCAAGGACACCTTCGGCGACGTCGCCGAGGTGTTCCTGGAGCCGGTGCCCCGCCACGACCAGGGCGTGCGCGAACGGGTGAGGTCCCGCTACGGCGACCGGCTGGCGGAGTACATGGTCCACGAGGCCAGCCGCCCCTGA
- the aat gene encoding leucyl/phenylalanyl-tRNA--protein transferase gives MAATGGDLEPGTLLAAYRLGMFPMGVGGAGAGPLGWWTPDPRGVLPLDGLRVSRSLRRSAARLPTTVDTAFDAVVEGCADPTRPHRWITPEVAAAYGRLHRLGWAHSVEVWDGEPGDRLVGGLYGVGVGGLFAGESMFSRTSDASKVALVRLVSVLSADGDPRRLLDVQWRTDHLASLGVVEVSRAEYGARLRTALGAPPPVW, from the coding sequence GTGGCGGCCACCGGGGGCGACCTCGAGCCCGGGACGCTGCTGGCCGCCTACCGGCTGGGGATGTTCCCCATGGGCGTGGGCGGTGCCGGCGCCGGGCCCCTGGGCTGGTGGACCCCCGACCCGCGCGGCGTGCTGCCGCTCGACGGGCTGCGCGTCTCCCGCTCCCTGCGGCGCTCGGCGGCGCGGCTGCCGACCACCGTGGACACCGCCTTCGACGCGGTGGTGGAGGGCTGCGCGGACCCGACCCGGCCCCACCGCTGGATCACCCCCGAGGTGGCGGCCGCCTACGGGCGCCTGCACCGCCTCGGGTGGGCGCACTCGGTGGAGGTCTGGGACGGGGAGCCGGGGGACCGGCTGGTCGGGGGGCTGTACGGGGTGGGCGTGGGCGGCCTGTTCGCGGGGGAGTCGATGTTCTCGCGGACCTCGGACGCCTCCAAGGTCGCGCTGGTGCGGCTGGTCTCCGTGCTGTCCGCCGACGGCGACCCGCGCCGGCTCCTGGACGTCCAGTGGCGCACCGACCACCTGGCGTCGCTGGGGGTGGTGGAGGTCTCCCGGGCGGAGTACGGGGCACGGCTGCGGACGGCGCTGGGGGCCCCACCGCCGGTGTGGTGA